From the genome of Medicago truncatula cultivar Jemalong A17 chromosome 2, MtrunA17r5.0-ANR, whole genome shotgun sequence:
CCAAAAACATTATCCTATATGGAAATGCAACCATTAACAAATCCATTCTCACTCTGACTAATGACACTTCTACTTCCTTCTCAATAGCTCGTGCTTTTTACCCTAAAAAAATACCTACAAAACCATCAAACTCTTCCACTCTTCTCCCATTTGCTacttccttcattttctctGTCTCCCCCATCAAAAACTTTATCACAGGACATGGCTTTGCCTTCATATTCACACCTTCAAGTGGTCTAAATGGAACAACATCAACCGAGTATATCGGTTTTTTAAATCTTACAAATCAAGGTAATCCTAACGACCATGTTTTTGGAGTCGAATTCGATATAGTTAGAAACGAAGAATTCAATGATACTGATGATAATCATGTTGGTATCGACGTAAACTCTCTAACATCCGTATCTTCACATGAGGCTGGCTATTGGGGTGGGAAACATGACAAGAAGTTTAATGTGTTGAACATGAACAGTGGAGAAAATTATCAAGTATGGATTGAGTTTATGCACTCTCAGATAAACGTTACGATGGCTCGGGCAGGACAAAAGAGGCCACGTGTGCCTCTTATCAGCATGAATCTTAACCTTTCTGGAGTTCTTAGGGATGAAACTTATGTTGGATTCTGTGCAGCCACGGGGAAGAAAAGAGATAGTGTTAAGATTCTTGCTTGGAGCTTTAGTAATACAAATTTTTCAATTGGTGATGCTTTAGTAACACACAACTTGCCTTCATTTGTCCCTCATAAAGGATGGTTTTTCGGAGCAAAGGCTATAGATGTAGGAATAACCAGTGTTGTCTGTGTCTTAATCATTGGTTGTGCAGTGTTATTCATTCGCCATATGAGAAacaaaggagaagaagaaattgaagaTTGGGAATTAGAGTATTGGCCACATAGGATTAGTTTCCAAGAGATTCATGCAGCAACAGGAGGATTCTCTGAAGAGAATGCGGTTGCTGTAGGAGGGAACAAAAGTATATATAAAGGGATTTTGCAAGGCGTTGAAGTCGCTGTCAAGATAATCCCTCAAGAGAGAGAAGGGATGAGAGAGTTTTTGGCCGAGGTTTCAAGCCTAGGAAGACTGAAACATAGAAATTTAGTAGGATTCAGAGGTTGGTGCAAGGAAGAAAAGGGAAACTTGATTCTAGTTTATGACTTCATGACTAATGGAAGTTTAGACAAATGGATCTTTGAGTGTGAAGAAGGAAAGATGCTAACATGGGAAGAGAGGATTCAAGTTTTGAAAAATGTAGCCACAGGGATTCTATACCTGCATGAAGGTTGGGAAGTCAAGGTTTTGCATAGGGATATCAAAGCAAGCAATGTTCTACTTGACAAGGATATGAATGCTAGATTGGGGGATTTTGGTTTGGCTCTCATGCATGAGCATCACGGACAAGTGGCCAGCACAACAAAAGTACTCGGAACATTAGGATACATTGCTCCAGAAGTGATTCGAACAGGAAGAGCATCAACTATGTCTGATGTGTTTGGGTTTGGAATATTGGTGTTGGAAGTGATTTGCGGCCGAAGACCTATTGATGAACATAAGCCAGGGCTAATCGAATGGATGGAGTCCCTAATGGTGCTTGATCAACTTCACAGTGCTGTTGATGAAAGGTTGAAGGCTAAGGGAGGATACACCATTGAGGAAGCTGAGAGATTGCTTCATTTGGGTTTACAGTGTTCAAATTCAGACCCTAGTGTTAGACCAGTAATGAGACAGGTTGTGAAAATGTTAGAGGGAGAAATGGAAAGCATTGAATCTGATGAAGAAAATACAGAGAAAAGTTTACTTGGAAGAATAAAATCAGCTGCAATGTGGTCTAGAACTGAAAGTACACTTCCATATAGAGATCACCCtacttttgaagaaattagaaTGTTCAGTTATAATTCTAAGACATCTACAAGTGGCTCAAGTTCAATTTTACCGTCGGATTCAGATATCATTCGGGAAGGCCGGTAATGTTGTAGGTCATTGGTTGCTGCAGATTTTAGGTTATCCATCATGTGGCAATGAATGAAGAATATTCAAGGAATAGCTTATTTGGATATGATTTGTGTACACTACCAAATCATGGAAGTTGCTATCCAATGAGTTAATTGTTTTctactataattttttacatatttcatAGAATATTGTATTTATAAAGGCCAAAATTCTGTGCAAAATTACACATGGTGATCAGAGGATGTATGTAATTTAAACAtagaaaagataaataatattgttGTAGATTTGTATATGTCCAtacctttatttaaaaatgtgaaGATGCATCATGTCAAAGGAAATTAGGAGGCATTATTCAACTAGAGTTCAGAATTTAGATAAAATTAAGTTTATCTGCTGGCTTTGTAAGCTCAGGCAATCTAAAACATCATTACAGCATTAAAATTGAACATGTCAAAATAAAAGTGCTATGAAGGGTCCAAAATCACAGTTAGAAGTTCAAAATTCGAGTCACTAAAACTTATCGCTTACCATCAAAATTCTGAATCCTTTCATCCTAGAATTGTTTTCCTTCAAATGTTTGTCCAAATTGCCAATTTGCAGGAGCTACATTGTAAGATGTGATTGTTTTTCCACTTGTGATGGTAACCTCAAAGGATAAAGGTTGTTTTTGAAGGTTCACATTGCAATGCCAGTTTTGTCCCCAATTCCTTGCCATTGGTATCCAGCCAGTTTTTGTTCCCTTCACTTTCACAGCAACCACTTCACCATCCAACCCTACATTGGTAATAAGAACTTGATAAAAATTATAACTTCCACTCATTGTGAATTTCAAGCCACCAGTTCTTTTGCATTTAACCCTGCACAAAAAAGAACTCCTTGTATAAGCCAGATGCCTAAGCCTAAGCATTAAAAAAAGActtaggccctgtttggataaaggAAATAGCTTTATTAAGCACTTATAACATATGCACTTATAGTTTTAAATTGGTAGCCCCAATATAAAGAATTTTGATGTCTCCTTAACAACATTCCAACCGTATAGGTCGCATTTTGCTGCTATATAAAGGTTCGCGGCATAACCACAACTGTAACCgcagtttaaaatatttttatcatataagtacttattataa
Proteins encoded in this window:
- the LOC25487636 gene encoding probable L-type lectin-domain containing receptor kinase VII.2 produces the protein MPQLKLLFTLLYTLTILSYVSTTEFVYNTNFNSKNIILYGNATINKSILTLTNDTSTSFSIARAFYPKKIPTKPSNSSTLLPFATSFIFSVSPIKNFITGHGFAFIFTPSSGLNGTTSTEYIGFLNLTNQGNPNDHVFGVEFDIVRNEEFNDTDDNHVGIDVNSLTSVSSHEAGYWGGKHDKKFNVLNMNSGENYQVWIEFMHSQINVTMARAGQKRPRVPLISMNLNLSGVLRDETYVGFCAATGKKRDSVKILAWSFSNTNFSIGDALVTHNLPSFVPHKGWFFGAKAIDVGITSVVCVLIIGCAVLFIRHMRNKGEEEIEDWELEYWPHRISFQEIHAATGGFSEENAVAVGGNKSIYKGILQGVEVAVKIIPQEREGMREFLAEVSSLGRLKHRNLVGFRGWCKEEKGNLILVYDFMTNGSLDKWIFECEEGKMLTWEERIQVLKNVATGILYLHEGWEVKVLHRDIKASNVLLDKDMNARLGDFGLALMHEHHGQVASTTKVLGTLGYIAPEVIRTGRASTMSDVFGFGILVLEVICGRRPIDEHKPGLIEWMESLMVLDQLHSAVDERLKAKGGYTIEEAERLLHLGLQCSNSDPSVRPVMRQVVKMLEGEMESIESDEENTEKSLLGRIKSAAMWSRTESTLPYRDHPTFEEIRMFSYNSKTSTSGSSSILPSDSDIIREGR